Genomic DNA from uncultured Desulfuromusa sp.:
AGATGAAACCGGGTCTTAAAACCACGAATTTCCCCAAGAGCCAGAGGCAAAAAGTCAAAGAACAGAGTCCTCTCGGTCTCTGTTGCCAAAGAGATCATTTTTCCTTTTGATTCTTCGGCCGTCTTATTATAGATAAACTGGAGATTGGTCGTTTTACCGCACAGACCTGGTCCATAATAGACAATTTTACAGTTAATCTCACGCGATGCATAATTTATAAAAGACATCTGCTAAACCTCGATTAGTTGAAAAGATTGTCAATGTCATCATCTGTTATTTCAGCAAATGGACTGGGAGTGTTGGTTGATACAGACTCCTGTTTTGTTTTGTTCACCAAATCCTCAAAAACCAGAGCAAGATCTCTACTGGCCTTTTTAACTCTTAGGCGTACCAGCCCAAGGGAACTTCGCTGATCAAAGATAACAACAAGAATGACACGTCCACCAATAATGGAAATATGAATATTGTCCTTCTCGCCTTCATGAAACAGAATCGAAAATTCTTTTTCACCAATCAGCTTAGCCAACCCCCCCGTGGCAGCAATATTCCCAGCGGTCAAGGAGGCAAGACTTGTCGTATCCAGATTTGCCGTCTCACCAGTTGCAGCAATCAACTGACCATTCTTATCAACCAGAAAGATAACCTTGGAATTCGATTCTCGTAACAATCTTTCTAATAAAAGCAGAATCCGCTGGTACTCTTCGTCATACATAACCAGAGATGATTGGGGACCAAGCATGTGGCACTCCTTTTAGAATAGATAATTCAAGGATTCTGTATAACATTTAAAAAGCTTCATATCAAGAAACTAATCATCTATTTTTAAAATTAACTTGCTTTCATTTCATGGAGACACCCCCTTTATTGACTTGTCTGCAAAAATAATTTACTTATCTCTTTATCAATATTCTCTGTTCGAAAGGAACCCAGCTTGGCAGAGCGACTTAATCTCCCTGCGGGAGTTCGCCGCTGGAAGAACAGCAGCGAAAAAATTCAACCGTGCGAAGGTTATGAGTACTCACTTCTGGAAGATTGCGATAGTGCTTACCGTTTCACAGCAATTGCTGATGTTGGGAAAATAGCGGCTGTCTTTAATCAATTTTCACGTTTTTTCCCCGACGAATCCTTTTTTATTCTTGAATACTACCCTGACGAAACTCTTATTCTTAGGCCCAGTGGAGATAATCGGCGCTCAATCCCATCTGTCTATTATTCACCGTATCTCTCAACAGACTATATTCTCAAAAACGTGACGCCATATCTTTCCCGGATGATCCACGATGGTTTTGTAGGATTTGGCATCGCGAATAACCGTAAAGGATTGGAATTTTTCTTTTCTGAGGAAAAAGTGCTCACCTTCTTTACCGACAATCACTTGCGTTTAAGCAATTTTCTCCACCATCATGAGATTCCGTACAATAATGCTTTGGTTCTCCCTGCCGATTTTGGACACGACCATCTATCCCTACTCGGGATGGATAAAAAACAGCTCCCTGAATCTCTGCACAATTTAAATACGAGCGACCTTGATGCCGGCATTTTTTGTCAGGAACTGATTGAACAACTCGACATGTATCAGGTCGATGAAGGTCTTTCATTTTTCCTCACCCGCAAAGAACAGGAACAAATTGAAAAATTAATCAAGTCAAAGCTCCCGGATCACGAATTATCCGAAGTTGAGTTTGGTGGGCTACTGCTGGACTGGAGTGATTTTGTCACGGAGTGTGAGCATACTTTTGACGGCGATCTATGGGAATACAGACAGGGGCTCGTCATTCGTGACACAATCCAGCTGGTGGTAGAGTTGGCTCCAGATTTCTTGGCTGACAAAATTACTTCCATCATCTCTGAAGCCGATAGCGCGTTTAGAAAAATCCTCACAGACCATCGTAAACGCCTTGATCCTCCAACGGAAATCTCCTTAAAACAAAATCGGTTCTGGTACCATGGAATGGTTCGTAATCAAGGGAGCGACCTGCGTCGCGATCTGATCCGCCATGGCTGGTTCAAGAGCTGATATGTTACTGATCCTTGCTGCAACCTCCCTGGAGACAAAACTTCTGCGTCAAAACATGACCCGGGTTCAATTCCTCTCAAGCGGGTCGATCAAAATCATTGCAGGATCCCTGGAAGATCAGGACATCCTTCTTTGCCACGGAGGAATTGGTCAGGTTAACATGGCAATTCAATTAACAAAAATCTTGAATGCCCATTCTCCCTCGGCTGTCTTCCTGTGCGGTTGCGGCGGATGCTACCCGGATAGCGGTCTTGAGATTGGAGACCTGGCTTTGGCCGATATTGAAATCTTTGGCGATTTGGGCGTGACCACTGATGACAAATTTATTCCTCTTGATCATCTCGATATTCCACAGGACAAACAACTGACACCTGTGATAAAGCAATCAATTCCTCTCGATCCGGAACTCTTCATCTGGGCACAGCAGATCCTCGCAGATGTCACCTGTGGTCCATTCGTCACCATCAATTGCTGCAGCGGCACCTCGGATTCAAGCATCAACCTGCAACAGCGGACAGGTGGTATTTGCGAAAATATGGAAGGAGCTGCAGCAGCACAGGTTTGTTCGGAATTTAATGTCCCTCTCCTGGAACTGCGTGGCATTTCGAATCCAACCGGGACTCGTGATCCACAACTATGGGACATTGATCGTGGTACTGAGACGGCGCAGCGAGGGATCTTAAAACTACTGAAACACTGGCCCTCCAGATAAAGAATGAGAGGAAGAACAATGCAGCAACTGCATCTGGGCTACTCACCCTGCCCTAACGATACATTTATTTTCTATGGCTTGATCCATGGAAAAATTCCCTCCCTGGAGATCAAGTTTATTGAACAGCTTGAAGATGTTGAGACACTTAACCAGTTAGCCTTGCAAAGTCAGCTTGATCTCACAAAAATTTCATATCATGCCTTTGGTCATCTGCGCAAAGACTACGTTCTCTTACGCAGCGGTGGCGCTCTTGGAAGGGGATGCGGCCCTTTGATTGTTGCCGGGAACAACACTTCTATGGCACAACTCCAGGGGAAAAAGATAGCTATTCCCGGACAACTCACAACGGCCAACCTTTTACTTCAACTCCATTCTGAGGGTTATGAAGATGTTCTGATTCTCCCTTTTGATCAAATTATGGCTGCGGTAGCACAAGGAAAAGTGGATGCCGGTGTTATCATTCATGAATCACGCTTTACTTATCAGCAACACGGGTTGAAACAAGTTCTCGATCTGGGGCAATGGTGGGAAGAAGAAACAGGCTGTCCGATTCCTCTGGGGGGGATTCTTGCCAAGCGAACTTTAGGGACAAAATTGATCCATCAGATTGACAAGGCCCTGCGCCACAGCATTGAATATGCTTATGCACATCCCCATGAACCACAAGCCTATATCAAACAGCATGCTCAGGAATTAGATGACAGCGTGATTCGCAATCACATTGATCTCTATGTTAATGACTTCTCCATCGACCTGGGAGATGAAGGGATTCAGGCTGTCAAAAGTCTGCTTGATCGTGCCGAAAAGCGGGGCATCATTCCCTCTTGTAATTTGCCTTTGTTTGCCGAATAGGCATAAAAAGTAGAACAAAAAAGGCGACCCGAAAGTCGCCTTTAAAGAACAATTTATTGAAATGACTAAAGGTCGTTACACCTGGTCCAGATGAACAGCCTTAATAAACTTTGCACTGACGGCATCGCTCACCTTTTGTAAAGTGGCTTCATCCACCAGAGAGTCTACCGAGAAAACCACCATTGCTTCCCCAGCTTTCTCCCGTCGGCCAAGACTCATATTCCCGATATTAACATCTGCCTCTCCGAGAACGGTTCCAATCTTACCAATCAGCCCTGGACGATCCTGATAGTTGATAACCAACATATGTTTTTCCGGGCGGAAATCGATGGCATAATTACGCATCTTGACGATTTTTGGAGTTCCCTCAAATAAGGTTCCGGCAATTGTCCTGCGCCCCTGAGCAGTTTCAATACTCAATGTAATCAGACTGGAAAAGGAATCGGTTTCCGTTGAACGGATGGACTCAACTTCAATTCCCATTTCCCGAGCAATCAAACCGGCATTGACCATATTAACATCCTGATCAGAACAATGATTCAAGAGTGCCGCCAAACCACAGACACTTAAAGGAGCACAGTCAAAGCGAGCCAGCTTGCCATTATAAGTGAAAGTAATTTTATTGGGGTTTGGTGGTGCCAACTGGGAGATAAAATCACCAAGGATGGAAACCAATTGCATAAATGGCTTCATATGTTCCATCTGATCCGGGTCAAAGCGGGGGATATTCACCGCATTTTCCATAGGTCGACCATCAACATAGTTCACAATCTCTTTACTGACATCAACGGCAACATTTTTCTGTGCTTCAAAGGTATTGGCCCCGAGATGTGGAGTGACCAGCATTTTGGGATGACTGATCAATTTTCTCAAAACATCTGTTTTAGGAGGTTCTTCACTCCAGACATCAAACGCTGCACCAGCACATTTACCGCTTTCTAAAGCCTCCAGCATGGCGGCTTCGTTAATGATACCACCTCGTGCACAGTTGATAATGATGACTCCATCCTGCATTCCCTTAAAGCTTTCTGCAGAAACAATGTTGCGCGTTTCATCATTTAACGGAGTATGAACGGTAATAATGTCAGAAAAACGGATAATATCTTCCAATGGCAAAAGCTTTACACCAAAATCATCAGCACGTTTTTCAGAAATATAGGGGTCATAAGTCATCACTTCTGCTTCAAAAGCCCGGCATCTACGCGCCACCCGGCCACCAACTTTACCCAGACCGATAATTCCAACCGTTTTGCCCTTCAGTTCACGACCCGTGAAAAGCGCCCGCTGCCAGTCGCCACTTTTCAGACTGCTATTTGCCATGGGCACATTTCGAAACAGAGAGAGCATAATAGCCATCGTATGCTCAGCAGCTGAATTCACGTTGCCGTAGGGGGCATTGACAACAATAATCCCTTTGCTGCTGGCAGCATCAACATCAACATTATCGATTCCAACCCCGGCACGGGCAACAATTTTCAGGTTGTCGGCGCAATCAAGGAGGGCCTTATCGACCAGCGTTCCACTGCGGGTAATAATCGCTTCATAACCACCGATAACTTTATGAAGCTCAGGGATTGATAAACCCAGCTTTTTATCGATCTGAATGCGGGGATCTTCATTCAGTGGGAGCAAACCATTATCGGAAATTTCATCGGTTATCAGAACTTTCATTTTATCGACCTCTCCGTAACAACATAAATCAATGACAGGGTATTTTAGCTGAGCGGTGGGATTCTAAGACCATAGCGAAAACATGTCAATGTCCAAGACTTGAGATCAAGGAAGAAGCCTTACATCATCAAGATAGATCGTGCGGGAATGGGTCAGCTTGCCAACAAATAAACCCATACCGGCAATATGATGCATATCCATCAGCCGGTTTTTAGGGGCATGTTCAGCTGTTGCTAAAGAAACCTCGAGGTGGTTCCATCCGGGAATGAGATCAAAACTGGCATTAAAACGATCACTATAGACATTCTTATAGTCACGATGATGCTGGTCATGAATCCTGAAATGGAGATTTAAGTTTTCATTATCAGGATTAAACACCTGCAAACTCACTGCCCCATAAGAACTCCAGTCGCGGGGAAAATCCTTAAGTCCGATACCTGAGTAGCGTTGACGGCTTAACTCCACCTGCAGAGAAGACGTCCCCGCAAAAAATATGTCATTGCTAATTCTACGTCTCGCACTCCCACTCCAGCGAGTCTTTTCTAATGGCGTCTCAAAACCAGACAAAAGCGGGAACTGTCTCCAGCTGACCAGATCATCCACAAGAACTTTGCTGACAGGCAATAATATCCAAAGAGTCAAAAGCATGATAGGAGCTTGGAGTACTCTTAGTCGCCAGACCGCGACTGTCTTTCTTGATTCAGAAAAAAAACACAGTCCCCCCAAAGCTCCGACAATATCATTTCCCAAATCTGACCAGGCTGCTTCACGACCAATTTGAGACTGTATTAACTCACTGAGTCCACCAAACAAAGTGGCAAAGAAAACAATTTCAAATAAATAACGTTTAAAAGAGAGATGAGGCCGCCAGCACACATAAAGATAAGCCCAGAGAGCAAAGCAGAATAAATGGCCCATTCCCCAGAGATAGCGAAAACTGCGCAAAGACTCTGGCCCCGGACCACCCACAAACAAGAAAACAGCAGCTGACAACGCCAGAAACCCAAGAATGTCTTGTCGTCTAATTTTCAATCTTTTCATCTTTTCAAAATTGTAAAAATTTTCGACAGTTACAAGAAAACAGCCCTCATTATGACATCAATACCCTGTGATTTCCCCTCAAAAAAAATGGTCATAAATTAAAACTTCAAACATAATAGCTATATTTCAATAGCTTATCTAAAAGACTTTTTTTGCTGTACCTGTCGATCATACAAAATAAGGACAAGGGCATAACATTTGCTAACATTTTTAATCTATGAGATTATAGGCCCGTTAAAAGCAATACCGGAACAGGGTAGAGTTCTTGATTCAAACGAAGGAGAATCCAAATGGAAAGTCGTATTCAATATAGCCCAGTGAGATCCTATCAGCGCTTTAAAGCTACTGATCGTGCGTTGGTTCTGGTCAATCGAGGGCCGGAATCCCTCCCATACCATATTATGGATATCAGTGAAGGTGGACTTTCTTTTCGCTATCTTGGACAAAAGCTCAAACGCTCTGAAGTTAAGAAAATCAGTCTTTACTATAACGAGCAATTGATTGTTGATGATATCCCGATCAAAACAATTTCTGATCACCGCCTACGAGACAATATCATTCCTGTTCGCCGAGGAAGTATTCGCTTTCAGGAATTAGAGCCCGATAAATTGAGTAAACTGGAGAAATTTATTCAGCAGTTTACCGAAGCTCCATTACCTGTTGCCTGATTTTCTTTACCCTAATCTCCAAAATTTCAATCTCCCATAAAGCACAACTACGAATAACGTTTTGTGTTTTTCTTTGCAATCGAAACAGCTATACCCCCCCAATAAAAAAAGGGAAAACCGATTTAATGGCTCTCCCTTTCTTTTCAATCGTTCTTTTCTGGAATCCTATTTTTTTATTTTTCTTCTATAGAGAGTCAATCCGATCAGACCGGAACCCAGCAGAACCATGGTGGCTGGTTCAGGAACTGGAGCAGTAACAGCACCTTCGATTGTATCATTTGCGCATGTCATCCCCCATTTAAGACCAATATCAGTGGCACCAGATAAACTCGAGAGAGAGATATTGTAAGTGATATAATCACCAAGGGATGTCATATCCACAAAGCTATTATCACTTAAAGCTGTTCCTGTACCATCTTTGCGCAAAACTTCTTGACCATCACGAACAATAAATCCACCTTGAATATAGGGATCTGCTTCTGTCGACAGTAAATAGTCGAACCCGGAATAAAGCTTTCCTTCACTTGTATCAAAAACAAGCTCCCAATCTTCGCCATTGGTGCTATCATCACTCGTATATCCAGGCTCGCTACCGTATGGGGACCATCCGTTGGTACTTATAAATAAATCACCATATTTCGTATTATAAGAATCATTTGACTCAGTAAAACCAGTATAGATATCAACGGTCATATACTTCTCTGAAAAACTTACATTGATTCCATCAATACCATATTGATCTACGCTTCCAATAACATCGCCATAGCCATGGCCATCGGAACCCTCATAATTATCTGCAATCGTATACGCAAATGCCGACGTTGCAAAAAGCAAAAAGCTAACAACAAATAATACTGGAAAATACTTTTTCATCCTGTCTCCTTAAATCATAAAATTATTTCTTTTCTCATTTCTATTTGCAAGCAAAGAGCCAACAATTCTGGATATTTAAAAAATGAACAAAGGCTGGGAGGTTATCTTAAAAATTTCTCTGGTTTTTCAGACACCTCCAAAGAATTAATGATAACAAATTCCGTCATTCTTTTAGCTGAATTATTAAACTTTGTCAGTTTCTCTTACAAAAAAGGCCCGCACAGAAATATCTGCACGGGCCTCAGTGTAATGTTTTTCGACAAATACTATCCGTTCTTTCGCTGAAATTCCTCCATAAACTTCGCCAGCTTTTCCACCCCGACCATCGACATAGGATTATAGATCGAAGCGCGGATACCACCAACGTTCCGGTGGCCCTTTAAAGCATAGAGTCCAGCAGCATCAGCTTCTTGCAAAAATTTAGCATCAAGCTCTTCACTTGCCAATTTAAATGAGACATTCATGATTGAGCGAGATTCGGCTTGAGCTATCCCGCGATAGAAATCGCTACCATCTATAACCTGATACAGTCGTGCAGCTTTTTGTTCATTCAGTTTTTCAATCGCGGCCACGCCTCCCTGCTCTTTGAGCCATTCAAGGACTAACTTGATAACGTATACCGCAAAGGTGTTCGTGGTATTTGTAAGAGAGTTATCTTTATTACATTGGGTATAGTTCAATAATGTCGGTGTCTGCTTAGCAGCATAACCCAGCAGATCTTCACGAATAATCACCATTGCCATTCCTGAAGGGCCGAGGTTTTTCTGTAATCCGGCATAGACAACACCGAACTGACTGTAGTCAATCCGGCGGGAAAGCAATTCCGAAGTCATATCGGCAATTAACGGCACATTTCCTGTCTCTGGGAATTGATTCCAACGCGTTCCATAAATTGTGTTATTGCTGGTGATATGAAGGTAAGCAGCGCTCTGATCAATCTGATCGGCTGTAACTTCCGGAATCCGGTCAAAATCGGTTGCAGCGCTGCTGGCAATAATGTCCATGTCACTAAAAGTTTTTGCCTCTTTTGCCGCTAATCCAGCAAAATTTCCACTCTCCACATAGAGGCACTTCCGAGAAGAAACACGCTCAGCAAAATTCAATGGCAAAGCTGCAAACTGCATCCGCGCGCCACCATGAGCAAAGAGGATGCGATAATTATCCGGCAAGCCCGTCAACTCCCGGAACAGCGACTGTGCTTCGTCAAGAACGGCAATAAATTCTTTAGAGCGATGGCTGATTTCAATAACTGAAACTCC
This window encodes:
- a CDS encoding roadblock/LC7 domain-containing protein, whose product is MLGPQSSLVMYDEEYQRILLLLERLLRESNSKVIFLVDKNGQLIAATGETANLDTTSLASLTAGNIAATGGLAKLIGEKEFSILFHEGEKDNIHISIIGGRVILVVIFDQRSSLGLVRLRVKKASRDLALVFEDLVNKTKQESVSTNTPSPFAEITDDDIDNLFN
- the mqnB gene encoding futalosine hydrolase, encoding MLLILAATSLETKLLRQNMTRVQFLSSGSIKIIAGSLEDQDILLCHGGIGQVNMAIQLTKILNAHSPSAVFLCGCGGCYPDSGLEIGDLALADIEIFGDLGVTTDDKFIPLDHLDIPQDKQLTPVIKQSIPLDPELFIWAQQILADVTCGPFVTINCCSGTSDSSINLQQRTGGICENMEGAAAAQVCSEFNVPLLELRGISNPTGTRDPQLWDIDRGTETAQRGILKLLKHWPSR
- a CDS encoding 1,4-dihydroxy-6-naphthoate synthase yields the protein MQQLHLGYSPCPNDTFIFYGLIHGKIPSLEIKFIEQLEDVETLNQLALQSQLDLTKISYHAFGHLRKDYVLLRSGGALGRGCGPLIVAGNNTSMAQLQGKKIAIPGQLTTANLLLQLHSEGYEDVLILPFDQIMAAVAQGKVDAGVIIHESRFTYQQHGLKQVLDLGQWWEEETGCPIPLGGILAKRTLGTKLIHQIDKALRHSIEYAYAHPHEPQAYIKQHAQELDDSVIRNHIDLYVNDFSIDLGDEGIQAVKSLLDRAEKRGIIPSCNLPLFAE
- the serA gene encoding phosphoglycerate dehydrogenase; translation: MKVLITDEISDNGLLPLNEDPRIQIDKKLGLSIPELHKVIGGYEAIITRSGTLVDKALLDCADNLKIVARAGVGIDNVDVDAASSKGIIVVNAPYGNVNSAAEHTMAIMLSLFRNVPMANSSLKSGDWQRALFTGRELKGKTVGIIGLGKVGGRVARRCRAFEAEVMTYDPYISEKRADDFGVKLLPLEDIIRFSDIITVHTPLNDETRNIVSAESFKGMQDGVIIINCARGGIINEAAMLEALESGKCAGAAFDVWSEEPPKTDVLRKLISHPKMLVTPHLGANTFEAQKNVAVDVSKEIVNYVDGRPMENAVNIPRFDPDQMEHMKPFMQLVSILGDFISQLAPPNPNKITFTYNGKLARFDCAPLSVCGLAALLNHCSDQDVNMVNAGLIAREMGIEVESIRSTETDSFSSLITLSIETAQGRRTIAGTLFEGTPKIVKMRNYAIDFRPEKHMLVINYQDRPGLIGKIGTVLGEADVNIGNMSLGRREKAGEAMVVFSVDSLVDEATLQKVSDAVSAKFIKAVHLDQV
- a CDS encoding VanZ family protein translates to MKIRRQDILGFLALSAAVFLFVGGPGPESLRSFRYLWGMGHLFCFALWAYLYVCWRPHLSFKRYLFEIVFFATLFGGLSELIQSQIGREAAWSDLGNDIVGALGGLCFFSESRKTVAVWRLRVLQAPIMLLTLWILLPVSKVLVDDLVSWRQFPLLSGFETPLEKTRWSGSARRRISNDIFFAGTSSLQVELSRQRYSGIGLKDFPRDWSSYGAVSLQVFNPDNENLNLHFRIHDQHHRDYKNVYSDRFNASFDLIPGWNHLEVSLATAEHAPKNRLMDMHHIAGMGLFVGKLTHSRTIYLDDVRLLP
- a CDS encoding PilZ domain-containing protein codes for the protein MESRIQYSPVRSYQRFKATDRALVLVNRGPESLPYHIMDISEGGLSFRYLGQKLKRSEVKKISLYYNEQLIVDDIPIKTISDHRLRDNIIPVRRGSIRFQELEPDKLSKLEKFIQQFTEAPLPVA
- a CDS encoding PEP-CTERM sorting domain-containing protein, whose amino-acid sequence is MKKYFPVLFVVSFLLFATSAFAYTIADNYEGSDGHGYGDVIGSVDQYGIDGINVSFSEKYMTVDIYTGFTESNDSYNTKYGDLFISTNGWSPYGSEPGYTSDDSTNGEDWELVFDTSEGKLYSGFDYLLSTEADPYIQGGFIVRDGQEVLRKDGTGTALSDNSFVDMTSLGDYITYNISLSSLSGATDIGLKWGMTCANDTIEGAVTAPVPEPATMVLLGSGLIGLTLYRRKIKK
- the serC gene encoding 3-phosphoserine/phosphohydroxythreonine transaminase; protein product: MAEKIYNFGAGPAMLPEPVMQKIQQEWLDFQGMGVSVIEISHRSKEFIAVLDEAQSLFRELTGLPDNYRILFAHGGARMQFAALPLNFAERVSSRKCLYVESGNFAGLAAKEAKTFSDMDIIASSAATDFDRIPEVTADQIDQSAAYLHITSNNTIYGTRWNQFPETGNVPLIADMTSELLSRRIDYSQFGVVYAGLQKNLGPSGMAMVIIREDLLGYAAKQTPTLLNYTQCNKDNSLTNTTNTFAVYVIKLVLEWLKEQGGVAAIEKLNEQKAARLYQVIDGSDFYRGIAQAESRSIMNVSFKLASEELDAKFLQEADAAGLYALKGHRNVGGIRASIYNPMSMVGVEKLAKFMEEFQRKNG